The proteins below are encoded in one region of Syntrophotalea carbinolica DSM 2380:
- a CDS encoding tetratricopeptide repeat protein, protein MINLAISLAVYIVVVGLLQVATGLEAWINALIGLAIFALVYFLLSRRVLKKLTAVMETVQRDMVAGRAEKAIKTLEAALPMGKWQFMVTSQLHSQIGSLYYLKRDFGKAFDSLKKGFSRHWPSMGMLAICYMKRNKTDKMIQTFDKAVGLTRKEPLLWNLYAYCLEKVGNHGQAIEVMKKGLKKVGEDEILQQNLEALMNGRKMKMQGYGDMWFQFHLEKTGAIVKKQTKAMQGRRKIVRR, encoded by the coding sequence ATGATTAATCTCGCTATTTCATTAGCCGTGTACATAGTTGTCGTTGGCCTGTTGCAGGTTGCAACCGGCCTGGAAGCCTGGATCAACGCCCTGATCGGATTGGCGATCTTTGCGTTGGTTTATTTTCTTCTGAGTCGTCGAGTGCTTAAAAAGTTGACGGCTGTCATGGAAACGGTTCAGCGGGATATGGTTGCCGGGCGGGCCGAAAAAGCGATCAAGACGCTTGAGGCTGCCTTGCCGATGGGCAAATGGCAGTTTATGGTGACTTCTCAACTGCATTCCCAGATCGGCAGCCTTTATTATCTCAAGCGGGATTTCGGCAAGGCTTTCGATTCCCTGAAAAAAGGCTTCAGCCGACACTGGCCTTCCATGGGGATGCTGGCCATATGCTATATGAAACGCAATAAAACCGACAAAATGATCCAAACTTTTGACAAGGCGGTGGGGTTGACCCGCAAAGAGCCCCTTTTGTGGAACCTTTATGCCTATTGTCTCGAAAAGGTCGGCAACCATGGCCAGGCTATCGAGGTCATGAAAAAGGGCCTGAAGAAAGTCGGCGAGGATGAGATTCTGCAGCAAAATCTCGAGGCATTGATGAATGGCCGAAAAATGAAGATGCAGGGTTATGGTGATATGTGGTTTCAATTTCACCTGGAAAAAACCGGCGCTATTGTGAAAAAACAGACCAAAGCCATGCAGGGGCGTCGTAAAATCGTGAGGCGTTAA
- the hflX gene encoding GTPase HflX, with translation MVVHGNLTGLKASQVKALERIYRRRVPPDQVVTPELARYLTEQSLEIRRQIGLIIDRSGSVRYVIVGDGREIVIPDLSGYGRGRSGLRGLRCIHTHLAGESLSEDDLTDLALLCLDLMVCIGVGEQGLPGRVEYAHLMPPNPEGKQVETNIVASVYDLDLDMGVFLRSLDQELESKMAETVDLSDPREKGILVSVSQQPRYEAEDSLEELAELARTAEVVVLDRFIQRPRQINPKYLLGEGKIKEVVIRALQQGATLLIFDQDLTPAQIRAIAQITDLKVIDRSQLILDIFARRAHTRDGKVQVELAQLKYILPRLSGRGIAMSRLMGGIGGRGPGETKLEIDRRRIRERITRLENQLKNLSKGRLQRRQRRIRSGVPIISIVGYTNAGKSTLLNALTQSEVFTEDLLFATLDTSSRRLRFPMEREVIITDTVGFIRKLPKSLVGAFRATLEELEDADLLLHVVDVSHPRFEEHISAVEAILNELDLGRIPRQLVFNKIDLVSSQQVEALCRRFQAVAVSARNRKTFEPLLTMLEGRFWPGEMEGPD, from the coding sequence ATGGTAGTTCATGGCAATTTAACCGGACTTAAAGCCAGTCAAGTCAAGGCCTTGGAGCGTATTTACCGGCGGCGGGTGCCGCCGGACCAGGTCGTTACTCCGGAGCTTGCCCGTTACCTGACTGAGCAGTCGCTGGAAATTCGTCGTCAGATCGGTTTGATCATTGATCGAAGCGGTAGCGTGCGGTATGTGATTGTCGGCGATGGCCGGGAGATCGTTATCCCTGATCTGTCCGGTTACGGTCGGGGTCGCAGCGGGCTGCGAGGGTTACGCTGTATCCATACGCACCTTGCCGGCGAGTCCCTGAGCGAGGACGATCTGACGGACCTGGCACTGTTGTGTCTTGACCTCATGGTCTGTATCGGGGTCGGCGAACAGGGGTTGCCGGGGCGAGTGGAATATGCTCACCTGATGCCGCCCAACCCCGAAGGTAAGCAGGTCGAGACCAATATTGTGGCCTCGGTGTATGATCTCGATCTGGATATGGGAGTGTTTCTGCGCTCTCTGGACCAGGAACTCGAGTCCAAGATGGCCGAGACTGTCGATCTTTCCGATCCAAGGGAAAAAGGCATTCTCGTCTCCGTCAGTCAGCAACCACGCTACGAAGCCGAAGATTCTCTGGAGGAGTTGGCCGAGTTGGCCCGTACTGCCGAAGTCGTGGTGCTCGACAGGTTCATTCAGCGCCCGCGCCAGATCAACCCCAAATACCTGTTGGGCGAGGGGAAGATCAAGGAAGTTGTGATTCGCGCCCTTCAGCAGGGGGCCACGTTGCTGATTTTCGACCAGGATCTTACGCCGGCGCAGATTCGTGCCATTGCCCAGATCACCGATCTTAAAGTCATCGATCGTTCCCAGCTGATTCTCGATATTTTCGCGCGCAGGGCCCATACCCGCGATGGCAAGGTGCAGGTTGAACTGGCACAGCTGAAATATATACTGCCGCGTCTGAGCGGGCGAGGGATCGCCATGTCGCGCCTTATGGGGGGTATTGGCGGGCGTGGTCCCGGGGAAACCAAACTCGAAATTGACCGTCGTCGCATTCGTGAGCGCATCACCCGTCTGGAAAACCAACTCAAGAATCTCTCGAAAGGGCGATTGCAAAGACGGCAGCGTCGCATTCGTTCCGGGGTGCCGATCATTTCCATTGTCGGTTATACCAATGCCGGGAAATCGACCTTGCTCAATGCTCTTACTCAGAGCGAAGTATTTACCGAGGATTTGCTGTTTGCCACGCTGGATACCTCCAGTCGGCGGTTGCGTTTTCCCATGGAGCGGGAGGTCATCATTACCGATACGGTCGGTTTCATTCGCAAGCTGCCTAAAAGCCTGGTTGGCGCGTTCCGTGCAACCCTGGAAGAGTTGGAAGATGCCGATCTGCTTTTGCATGTGGTGGATGTTTCTCATCCGCGGTTTGAGGAGCACATCAGCGCAGTGGAAGCCATTTTGAACGAGCTCGATTTGGGACGCATTCCCCGGCAGCTCGTATTCAATAAGATCGATCTTGTATCGTCTCAGCAGGTCGAGGCCTTGTGCCGACGTTTTCAGGCTGTTGCGGTAAGTGCCCGTAATCGTAAGACGTTTGAACCTTTGCTGACTATGCTTGAAGGCCGTTTCTGGCCCGGGGAAATGGAGGGACCGGACTAG
- a CDS encoding enoyl-ACP reductase FabI, whose translation MGLMTGKRGIIFGVANELSIAWGVAKQLHAAGATLAFTYLNEALEKRVRPLAESVDAEMILPCDLSKDEDIDAVYAEVEKQWGKIDFVVHAVAFANREDLKNPFSQTSRAGFSLAMDISAYTLVAVTRGALPLLNEGGSVLTMTYLGAQRAVPNYNVMGVAKAALEASVRYLAAEVGSQGIRVNAISAGPIKTLASSAVGKFKEKLHIMDERAPLHRTVTQEEVGKSALYMLSDLASGVTGEVHFVDAGFNFVAG comes from the coding sequence ATGGGTCTTATGACAGGTAAACGCGGCATTATTTTCGGTGTCGCGAATGAACTCAGTATCGCTTGGGGGGTTGCCAAGCAGCTTCATGCTGCCGGCGCCACCCTGGCCTTCACCTATCTCAATGAAGCCCTGGAAAAACGTGTTCGTCCTCTGGCCGAAAGTGTCGATGCGGAAATGATTCTGCCTTGCGACCTTTCCAAAGACGAAGATATCGACGCGGTTTATGCCGAAGTCGAAAAACAATGGGGAAAAATCGATTTCGTAGTCCATGCGGTGGCCTTTGCCAACCGCGAAGACCTTAAAAATCCCTTCAGTCAGACCAGCCGTGCCGGCTTTAGTCTGGCCATGGATATCAGCGCCTATACCCTGGTTGCCGTAACTCGCGGCGCCCTGCCGTTGTTGAACGAAGGCGGCAGCGTGCTCACCATGACTTATCTCGGTGCCCAGCGGGCCGTGCCGAATTACAACGTCATGGGTGTTGCCAAGGCGGCTTTGGAGGCCTCCGTACGTTACCTGGCTGCCGAAGTCGGGTCTCAGGGTATTCGTGTTAACGCCATTTCGGCAGGACCTATCAAAACCCTGGCATCTTCCGCGGTGGGAAAATTCAAGGAGAAGCTGCACATCATGGATGAAAGGGCACCCTTGCACCGGACCGTAACGCAGGAAGAGGTCGGTAAATCCGCGCTTTACATGCTGTCGGATCTGGCCAGCGGTGTGACCGGTGAAGTGCACTTTGTCGATGCCGGTTTTAATTTTGTGGCCGGCTAA
- a CDS encoding LysM peptidoglycan-binding domain-containing protein: MILVAGLLAGCQTSMQSVAVGGGDEPADSVRMEAVADSGMEQPPTRGLGAADDVKDNDVPAVESGLETEDALNVCEVPVDPETLEDMELLSDVDKKPPEDEGDTAVERDPVYDLPVVENDKVRYFIDYYTKRGSRGFRRWLERSGRYLPMMQAVFAEEGLPLDLAYLAMIESGFNVKACSRANAVGPWQFIASTGKMYDLHNEWWRDERRDPVKATRAAARHLRDLHARFNGDWPLAIAAYNAGPGKVSQAIRRTGSRDFWKISRGKHLRAETRNYLPKLFAVLHIAKSPAKYGFENLRYQAPLVYDEVALPSSTDLDIVARLCDVKYEDIQNLNPELKRWCTPPGIKNYRLRIPAGKREAFMKAYAKIPANRRANYRHYRVRSGDTLGALAVRYGIRSRDIMLLNRIKNPRALRIGSDLILPLRRDYSKAPVAALGDDYVRSKTRSYKVRNGDSLWRIARRFNVSTAQLAAWNGMAVNGVLRPGKVLKVAGGASRKLVLTGTYRVRSGDNLWTIARKRNVTVSQLCAWNGLSKNSLLKPGMVLKLAAAGGSVKSRKIIYKVRSGDSLWSISRRFDLAIGKICSLNNLGRKHVLQPGQKLTLLVGDDHRG, encoded by the coding sequence GTGATTTTAGTTGCAGGACTGTTGGCCGGTTGTCAAACGTCCATGCAGTCGGTTGCCGTTGGCGGTGGGGATGAGCCGGCCGATTCCGTGCGCATGGAGGCGGTAGCCGACTCAGGTATGGAGCAGCCGCCTACCAGGGGTCTCGGGGCAGCGGATGACGTGAAGGATAATGATGTTCCGGCGGTCGAATCCGGTCTGGAGACCGAGGATGCCTTGAATGTTTGTGAGGTGCCCGTGGATCCGGAAACTTTGGAAGACATGGAACTTCTTTCCGATGTCGATAAAAAACCGCCGGAGGACGAGGGCGACACGGCCGTCGAAAGAGATCCGGTGTACGATCTGCCGGTTGTGGAAAACGACAAGGTTCGTTATTTCATCGACTATTACACCAAGCGCGGCAGTCGCGGCTTTCGGCGCTGGTTGGAACGTTCAGGGCGTTATCTGCCGATGATGCAGGCAGTGTTTGCCGAGGAGGGGCTGCCCCTGGACCTGGCTTATCTTGCCATGATCGAATCCGGTTTTAACGTCAAAGCCTGCAGTCGCGCCAACGCCGTCGGTCCATGGCAATTTATTGCCAGTACCGGCAAAATGTACGATTTGCATAACGAATGGTGGCGTGACGAACGCCGCGATCCGGTCAAAGCCACCAGGGCCGCCGCGCGCCATCTGCGAGATCTGCATGCGCGTTTTAACGGGGACTGGCCTTTGGCCATTGCCGCCTACAATGCCGGACCCGGCAAGGTTAGTCAGGCTATTCGCAGGACAGGCAGTCGTGATTTTTGGAAAATCAGCAGGGGAAAGCACCTGCGCGCCGAAACCCGCAACTATCTGCCGAAATTATTCGCGGTGTTGCACATCGCCAAGAGTCCGGCCAAATACGGGTTCGAAAATCTCCGCTATCAGGCGCCGCTGGTTTACGATGAGGTCGCTTTACCCAGCAGCACCGATCTGGATATCGTTGCCCGTTTATGCGACGTGAAGTATGAGGATATTCAAAACCTCAACCCCGAACTGAAACGCTGGTGCACGCCTCCCGGCATAAAGAACTACCGACTGCGGATTCCTGCGGGCAAACGCGAGGCTTTTATGAAGGCGTATGCCAAAATTCCGGCTAACCGTCGAGCCAATTACCGCCATTATCGGGTGCGTTCCGGTGACACCCTTGGTGCGCTGGCCGTCCGGTATGGCATCCGGTCGCGGGATATCATGCTGCTGAACCGCATCAAAAATCCCCGCGCCTTGCGCATCGGTAGCGATTTGATTCTGCCGTTGCGGCGCGATTATTCAAAAGCGCCGGTAGCGGCCTTGGGGGACGATTATGTTCGCTCCAAAACCCGCAGCTATAAAGTTCGCAACGGGGATAGCCTGTGGCGGATTGCACGTCGCTTTAACGTCAGCACCGCGCAACTGGCGGCCTGGAACGGCATGGCGGTTAACGGCGTGTTGCGCCCGGGCAAGGTTTTAAAGGTTGCCGGAGGGGCGTCCCGCAAGCTTGTGCTTACAGGGACATACCGCGTTCGGTCGGGCGATAATTTGTGGACCATTGCCAGAAAGCGTAATGTGACGGTCAGCCAGTTGTGTGCCTGGAACGGACTTAGCAAAAATAGTTTGCTGAAACCCGGCATGGTGCTGAAGCTTGCGGCTGCCGGCGGGTCTGTAAAATCACGCAAAATCATTTATAAAGTGCGCTCCGGTGACAGTTTGTGGAGCATCAGTCGTCGCTTTGATCTCGCGATTGGGAAGATTTGCAGCTTGAACAACCTGGGTCGAAAGCATGTGCTGCAGCCCGGGCAGAAACTGACCTTGCTGGTTGGTGACGACCACCGGGGATAA
- a CDS encoding Rne/Rng family ribonuclease, translated as MTKKMLINATHPEEHRVAIVEDGILSELDIEISGKEQTKGNIYKAVVARVETGLQAAFVDYGSERLGFLQIGEIHPAFFKEAEGRVEAGKRPRINDILRRGQEILVQIVKEERGTKGAALTTYLSLPGRYMVLMPDSDTKGISRKIEKESDRKKLRELMDSLEIPEEMGYIVRTAGSTQKRTDLKRDVDYLLRLFNKIQSLSDSTKAPSLIYKESNLVIRSIRDYFSDDMDEVLVDDAKVSTEARDFFQEVMPEYAELVKLHQERRPIFARYQIEDQIESIGKNKVMLPSGGSIVIDSTEALVAIDVNSGKMASEQGVEATAYKTNLEAAVETARQLRLRDLGGLVVIDFIDMRDRKHIRDIEKTLKEAMKTDKARVTIGRISQFGLLEMSRQRIKSALAAASFEVCPHCNGSGKIKTIEAQSLGFLRRIHTGLAKGRIGRVEATVPLDVASYLLNNKRVELMAIEQKNDVSIHIKGCPDYMNGQGEIDFHKREKEETQATAYIEASQVMSETNNAQQDSTTDTEEKPAKRRRRPRRRRKSSAATPVSEPSTLTTESEEQQPAATQDAAESQPMATDTEVAREVSEKTAEPVSTEATEPAEKTAEPASAAEEQPQKPSRPRSRSGRRKPATKKTEAKPEAKPEAKPEAKPEAKPEAKPEAKPEAKPEAKPEAKPEAKPEAKPEAKPEAKPEAKPEAKPEAKPEAKPEAKPEAKPEAKPEAKPEAKPEAKPEAKPEAKPEAKPEAKPEAKPEAKPEAKPKAKPKVESEAQSEAMPEAKPKTTRRAPSRSRTKTKTKTETAESNTSATGTETDTPSEKDEKPAETKPPAKRARARRTTKPTAKTATQASDDVSPAEKDETAKATETAAPKRRTRARKTTAKTVKSGDDASSVSASNAEEAEKKKPTRRPRKPAAKAVEESKKAETSED; from the coding sequence ATGACAAAAAAAATGCTCATCAATGCCACCCATCCGGAGGAGCATCGGGTTGCTATTGTCGAAGACGGAATTCTGTCAGAACTCGATATCGAAATTTCCGGCAAGGAGCAAACCAAAGGCAATATTTACAAGGCCGTTGTAGCCCGCGTCGAAACGGGATTGCAAGCGGCCTTTGTCGATTATGGAAGCGAACGTCTCGGGTTTCTTCAGATCGGCGAAATACACCCGGCTTTTTTCAAGGAAGCCGAAGGACGGGTGGAGGCCGGCAAACGCCCACGCATCAACGATATCCTGCGGCGCGGCCAGGAAATCCTGGTACAGATCGTTAAAGAGGAACGCGGCACCAAGGGAGCCGCCCTGACGACCTACCTTTCGCTACCCGGCCGTTACATGGTCCTGATGCCCGATTCGGACACCAAAGGCATATCGCGCAAAATCGAAAAAGAATCCGACCGCAAAAAGCTCAGGGAACTCATGGACAGCCTCGAGATCCCCGAGGAAATGGGCTACATTGTCCGAACCGCCGGCAGCACGCAGAAAAGAACCGACCTCAAACGCGATGTCGACTATCTGCTGCGCCTTTTCAATAAAATCCAATCCCTTTCCGACAGCACCAAGGCACCGTCCCTGATCTATAAGGAATCCAATCTGGTCATTCGCTCCATTCGCGACTATTTCAGCGACGATATGGATGAAGTGCTGGTAGACGACGCCAAGGTCTCCACCGAAGCACGGGACTTCTTCCAGGAAGTGATGCCCGAATATGCCGAACTGGTAAAACTGCACCAGGAGCGGCGGCCGATTTTCGCCCGCTACCAGATCGAAGATCAGATCGAATCCATCGGTAAAAACAAAGTCATGCTCCCTTCCGGCGGGTCCATAGTCATCGACTCCACCGAAGCGTTGGTGGCCATCGATGTCAACTCCGGCAAAATGGCCAGCGAGCAAGGCGTGGAAGCCACGGCCTACAAGACCAACCTTGAGGCCGCGGTCGAAACCGCCCGGCAATTGCGACTACGCGACCTAGGCGGGCTGGTTGTTATCGACTTCATCGATATGCGTGACCGAAAGCATATACGCGATATTGAAAAAACCCTCAAAGAGGCCATGAAAACCGATAAGGCCAGAGTCACTATCGGGCGCATCAGCCAATTCGGCCTGCTGGAAATGAGTCGCCAACGCATCAAGTCCGCCCTTGCCGCCGCCTCCTTCGAGGTCTGCCCGCATTGCAATGGCAGCGGCAAAATCAAGACGATAGAAGCCCAGTCCCTGGGATTTTTGCGCCGCATTCACACCGGCCTCGCAAAAGGCCGTATCGGACGGGTGGAAGCCACGGTGCCCCTGGATGTCGCCAGCTATCTGCTCAATAACAAACGCGTCGAATTGATGGCTATCGAGCAGAAAAACGACGTCAGCATTCACATCAAAGGCTGCCCGGATTACATGAACGGCCAAGGCGAAATCGACTTCCATAAACGGGAGAAGGAAGAGACCCAGGCCACCGCCTATATTGAAGCCAGCCAGGTCATGTCCGAAACCAACAATGCGCAGCAGGATTCCACTACGGACACCGAGGAAAAACCTGCGAAACGCAGACGCCGCCCCCGCAGACGACGCAAATCGTCTGCCGCAACTCCCGTATCGGAGCCCTCTACCCTGACAACAGAATCAGAGGAGCAACAACCGGCTGCAACCCAGGACGCTGCAGAATCGCAACCGATGGCAACAGATACGGAAGTCGCTCGGGAAGTCAGCGAAAAAACCGCTGAACCGGTATCAACCGAAGCGACAGAGCCCGCTGAAAAAACAGCCGAGCCGGCATCGGCCGCGGAGGAGCAACCGCAGAAACCGTCCCGACCGCGCAGCCGCTCCGGCCGCCGCAAACCCGCTACAAAAAAAACCGAGGCCAAACCTGAGGCCAAACCTGAGGCCAAACCTGAGGCCAAACCGGAAGCCAAACCGGAAGCCAAACCGGAAGCCAAACCGGAAGCCAAACCGGAAGCCAAACCGGAAGCCAAACCGGAAGCCAAGCCGGAAGCCAAACCGGAAGCCAAACCGGAAGCCAAACCGGAAGCCAAGCCGGAAGCCAAGCCGGAAGCCAAGCCGGAAGCCAAGCCGGAAGCCAAGCCGGAAGCCAAGCCGGAAGCCAAGCCGGAAGCCAAACCGGAAGCCAAGCCGGAAGCCAAGCCGGAAGCCAAGCCGGAAGCCAAGCCGGAAGCCAAGCCGGAAGCCAAGCCGGAAGCCAAGCCGGAAGCCAAGCCGGAAGCCAAGCCGAAAGCCAAACCGAAGGTCGAGTCGGAAGCCCAGTCAGAGGCTATGCCGGAAGCCAAGCCGAAAACAACCCGGCGCGCTCCGAGCAGAAGTCGGACCAAAACCAAAACAAAAACCGAAACTGCGGAAAGCAACACTTCGGCGACGGGTACCGAGACGGACACACCTTCTGAAAAGGATGAAAAACCCGCGGAAACCAAGCCGCCTGCAAAGCGTGCCCGAGCACGGCGTACCACCAAACCGACGGCAAAAACAGCGACACAGGCCAGCGATGATGTTTCGCCCGCTGAAAAGGATGAAACCGCCAAAGCAACTGAAACTGCCGCACCGAAACGTCGGACAAGGGCCAGAAAAACAACAGCCAAAACCGTAAAATCCGGCGACGACGCCAGCTCCGTATCTGCCAGCAATGCGGAGGAAGCTGAAAAGAAAAAACCGACCCGCCGGCCCCGTAAGCCGGCAGCGAAAGCGGTTGAAGAATCCAAAAAGGCTGAAACGTCCGAGGATTAA
- a CDS encoding Smr/MutS family protein, producing the protein MARKKQNKKTSKEFNVNPFKTLKGLVVSGQSSSGKTAKEVPVTVPEDQIDDEELFEREMKMLRVEKRDAGTAQRPLPRETDPEETAPEKDAAPTTDQELFLAALGNMDSVFRDELPVQEEPLAAPRRMRQLRQGKLVPEAQLDLHGATREDARQKVRYFLEDGVYQGYKTVLIITGRGKGSQQGPVLRDDMEKYLSREARAWVAEWGRAPARYGGEGALVVFLRSSRKN; encoded by the coding sequence GTGGCACGCAAGAAACAAAACAAAAAGACTTCCAAAGAGTTCAATGTCAACCCCTTTAAAACTTTGAAGGGGTTGGTCGTTTCAGGCCAGTCGTCCTCCGGCAAAACGGCCAAAGAGGTTCCCGTGACAGTACCTGAAGACCAAATCGATGATGAAGAGCTGTTCGAACGGGAAATGAAGATGTTGAGGGTCGAGAAACGTGATGCGGGTACGGCCCAGCGACCTTTACCCCGGGAGACAGATCCTGAAGAGACGGCACCGGAAAAAGACGCTGCTCCCACTACGGATCAGGAACTGTTTCTGGCAGCTCTTGGTAATATGGACAGCGTTTTTCGGGACGAGCTTCCGGTGCAGGAGGAACCGCTCGCCGCGCCGCGCCGCATGCGTCAACTGCGTCAGGGTAAACTTGTTCCCGAGGCCCAACTTGATCTGCATGGTGCCACACGTGAAGACGCTCGACAAAAGGTACGTTATTTTCTCGAGGATGGCGTCTATCAAGGCTATAAAACCGTTCTTATCATAACGGGACGGGGCAAAGGCTCGCAACAGGGGCCCGTGTTGCGCGACGATATGGAAAAGTATCTTTCTCGCGAAGCCAGGGCCTGGGTTGCTGAATGGGGGCGGGCCCCGGCACGGTATGGCGGGGAAGGGGCCCTGGTGGTGTTCTTAAGGTCTTCCCGTAAAAATTGA
- a CDS encoding chemotaxis protein — MKQYAAPDILLESGTNEMEILEFYLEGQSYGINVQKLREIMCFDPAMLTPMPESLPSVLGVYMVRGTSLPLVDLTSHLRRRPAVAPGSESRAIVLVCQFNRKVTGFLVDGVNQIHRINWQHVEPMAPLIEKFKPRFTGTIHVEDREVLIVDLEHIVAEVDPEMNMTFEHESDKCSGSEGLQVREDVGLMLAEDSVIIRLGIQKVMNSAGYGRLKTFPDGEECYRELKRIKEQVNTEAEFLSHVRLLITDIEMPRMDGLTLCRRIREELGLKDLKVILFSSLITDQMAHKCKSVGADTWISKPQISELVELVDTYCLPAGADGQK, encoded by the coding sequence TTGAAACAATATGCGGCGCCGGATATTCTGCTGGAAAGCGGTACCAATGAAATGGAGATCCTCGAATTTTACCTCGAGGGGCAGTCGTACGGCATCAATGTCCAGAAACTGCGGGAAATCATGTGCTTCGATCCTGCCATGCTCACGCCTATGCCGGAATCCTTGCCTTCGGTCCTCGGTGTCTATATGGTTCGGGGCACGTCCCTTCCCCTGGTTGACCTGACCAGCCACCTGCGTCGCCGGCCCGCCGTTGCTCCGGGATCTGAGTCCCGTGCCATTGTGCTGGTTTGCCAGTTCAATCGAAAGGTCACCGGGTTTCTTGTCGACGGAGTCAACCAGATCCATCGGATCAATTGGCAGCATGTCGAGCCCATGGCTCCTCTCATCGAAAAATTCAAGCCGCGTTTTACCGGTACCATCCATGTAGAGGATCGGGAAGTTCTGATCGTCGACCTCGAACATATTGTGGCTGAAGTCGATCCTGAAATGAACATGACTTTTGAACATGAGTCCGATAAATGTTCCGGTTCCGAAGGGCTTCAGGTGCGTGAGGATGTCGGTCTGATGCTTGCCGAAGATTCGGTCATTATCCGGCTCGGTATTCAGAAAGTCATGAACAGTGCCGGGTATGGCCGGTTGAAAACCTTTCCCGACGGCGAGGAATGCTACCGGGAGCTCAAACGGATCAAGGAGCAGGTGAACACCGAGGCAGAGTTTCTGAGTCATGTGCGGTTACTGATTACCGATATCGAGATGCCGCGTATGGACGGCTTGACCCTGTGCCGCAGGATTCGGGAGGAGTTGGGGTTGAAGGATCTTAAAGTCATTTTGTTTTCTTCCCTGATTACGGACCAGATGGCTCATAAATGCAAGTCTGTTGGTGCCGATACCTGGATCAGCAAGCCCCAGATATCGGAACTGGTGGAACTGGTGGATACCTATTGCCTGCCCGCAGGGGCTGACGGGCAAAAATAG